One region of Triticum aestivum cultivar Chinese Spring chromosome 6B, IWGSC CS RefSeq v2.1, whole genome shotgun sequence genomic DNA includes:
- the LOC123133829 gene encoding neuromodulin isoform X1 produces the protein MKSYSLQQRRAPPAEDGAPVLRRSASAKQASSPSPLSVSSSSSQYQSARASTSTANAPAFARHKAPSINCMAATSTDTPPATPRGTKQQKPKSASYSSMFSPRKLMQRASRAFRGRSSRHKRNLAADVGEVDSPRSVASKGSDAESSVFSLDDQITDDVVDAGAASKQEEIVPEKIIHEANPPSPVINQLAPVAEEQEEARNNSPKKEDAAAEKEEEEEEPKKEEEVPKEEEEEVPKKEAPPAPDDTVAEVDKIAAAKKQQREDDIKAEVVWRFQGCRVRTSTGKRSFDADTPRRRESARSNEAVEEARIKLLELRQVNKVKALVGAFETVMDDNESPVAARKSRLNPHA, from the exons ATGAAGTCGTATAGTCTTCAG CAGCGTAGGGCTCCACCGGCGGAAGACGGCGCGCCAGTGCTCCGGCGGAGCGCGAGCGCGAAGCAGGCGTCCTCCCCGTCGCCGCTcagcgtctcctcctcctcctcccagtaCCAGTCGGCGCGCGCCTCGACGTCCACGGCCAACGCGCCTGCCTTCGCGCGCCACAAGGCGCCGTCCATCAACTGCATGGCGGCCACCTCCACCGACACGCCGCCGGCCACCCCCAGGGGCACCAAGCAGCAGAAGCCCAAGTCCGCGTCGTACTCGTCGATGTTCTCCCCGAGGAAGCTCATGCAGCGGGCCTCCCGCGCCTTCCGCGGCAGGTCGTCCCGGCACAAGAGGAACTTGGCGGCGGACGTCGGCGAAGTGGACAGCCCCAGGTCGGTCGCCAGCAAGGGGTCTGACGCTGAAAGCAGCGTCTTTTCCTTGGACGATCAGATCACCGACGACGTCGTCGACGCCGGAGCCGCCTCCAagcaggaggagatcgtgccggagAAGATCATACACGAGGCGAACCCGCCGTCGCCCGTGATCAATCAGCTGGCGCCCGTGGCGGAGGAACAGGAAGAGGCGCGCAATAACTCGCCGAAGAAGGAGGACGCCGccgcagagaaggaggaggaggaggaggagcccaagaaggaggaggaggtgcccaaggaggaggaggaggaggtgcccaagAAGGAAGCTCCTCCTGCTCCGGATGACACCGTTGCCGAAGTGGACAAAATCGCGGCTGCCAAGAAGCAGCAGCGTGAGGATGACATCAAGGCGGAGGTGGTGTGGAGGTTCCAGGGCTGCCGGGTGAGGACGTCGACGGGGAAGCGGTCGTTCGACGCTGACACGCCGCGGCGGCGGGAGTCGGCACGCAGCAACGAGGCGGTCGAGGAGGCGCGGATCAAGCTGCTGGAGCTGCGGCAGGTGAACAAGGTGAAGGCTCTCGTCGGCGCCTTCGAGACCGTCATGGACGACAACGAAAGCCCCGTCGCCGCCCGCAAGTCGCGGCTGAACCCCCACGCCTGA
- the LOC123133829 gene encoding neuromodulin isoform X2 yields MKSYSLQRRAPPAEDGAPVLRRSASAKQASSPSPLSVSSSSSQYQSARASTSTANAPAFARHKAPSINCMAATSTDTPPATPRGTKQQKPKSASYSSMFSPRKLMQRASRAFRGRSSRHKRNLAADVGEVDSPRSVASKGSDAESSVFSLDDQITDDVVDAGAASKQEEIVPEKIIHEANPPSPVINQLAPVAEEQEEARNNSPKKEDAAAEKEEEEEEPKKEEEVPKEEEEEVPKKEAPPAPDDTVAEVDKIAAAKKQQREDDIKAEVVWRFQGCRVRTSTGKRSFDADTPRRRESARSNEAVEEARIKLLELRQVNKVKALVGAFETVMDDNESPVAARKSRLNPHA; encoded by the exons ATGAAGTCGTATAGTCTTCAG CGTAGGGCTCCACCGGCGGAAGACGGCGCGCCAGTGCTCCGGCGGAGCGCGAGCGCGAAGCAGGCGTCCTCCCCGTCGCCGCTcagcgtctcctcctcctcctcccagtaCCAGTCGGCGCGCGCCTCGACGTCCACGGCCAACGCGCCTGCCTTCGCGCGCCACAAGGCGCCGTCCATCAACTGCATGGCGGCCACCTCCACCGACACGCCGCCGGCCACCCCCAGGGGCACCAAGCAGCAGAAGCCCAAGTCCGCGTCGTACTCGTCGATGTTCTCCCCGAGGAAGCTCATGCAGCGGGCCTCCCGCGCCTTCCGCGGCAGGTCGTCCCGGCACAAGAGGAACTTGGCGGCGGACGTCGGCGAAGTGGACAGCCCCAGGTCGGTCGCCAGCAAGGGGTCTGACGCTGAAAGCAGCGTCTTTTCCTTGGACGATCAGATCACCGACGACGTCGTCGACGCCGGAGCCGCCTCCAagcaggaggagatcgtgccggagAAGATCATACACGAGGCGAACCCGCCGTCGCCCGTGATCAATCAGCTGGCGCCCGTGGCGGAGGAACAGGAAGAGGCGCGCAATAACTCGCCGAAGAAGGAGGACGCCGccgcagagaaggaggaggaggaggaggagcccaagaaggaggaggaggtgcccaaggaggaggaggaggaggtgcccaagAAGGAAGCTCCTCCTGCTCCGGATGACACCGTTGCCGAAGTGGACAAAATCGCGGCTGCCAAGAAGCAGCAGCGTGAGGATGACATCAAGGCGGAGGTGGTGTGGAGGTTCCAGGGCTGCCGGGTGAGGACGTCGACGGGGAAGCGGTCGTTCGACGCTGACACGCCGCGGCGGCGGGAGTCGGCACGCAGCAACGAGGCGGTCGAGGAGGCGCGGATCAAGCTGCTGGAGCTGCGGCAGGTGAACAAGGTGAAGGCTCTCGTCGGCGCCTTCGAGACCGTCATGGACGACAACGAAAGCCCCGTCGCCGCCCGCAAGTCGCGGCTGAACCCCCACGCCTGA